In one window of Armatimonadota bacterium DNA:
- a CDS encoding twin-arginine translocation signal domain-containing protein, translating to MTEGSVTRRDFLKLGIAAGATASLGSLAFGQQGGADRLRCGFIGVGG from the coding sequence ATGACTGAAGGATCGGTAACTCGGCGTGATTTCCTGAAGTTGGGCATCGCAGCAGGGGCGACGGCGAGTCTCGGCAGCCTGGCGTTTGGGCAGCAGGGGGGCGCTGATCGTTTGCGCTGCGGCTTCATCGGTGTCGGCGGG
- a CDS encoding GNAT family N-acetyltransferase: MQGGPMLLTYWEMRLELTGQADLAPAPEGVVIRRAHWPGDLAAIARLYGKAFDSEPWPEDWASFPGYDPQGVLVAETAGEAIGFLVSYTRGGHGYISVVGTTPAHRRRGIARGLILRALERFRALGLPEAVIDVRAENTAAIRCYESVGFRKTREFVADEMCRTPKNDDAPEPPRAAPRP; the protein is encoded by the coding sequence ATGCAAGGTGGGCCGATGCTGTTGACCTACTGGGAAATGCGCCTGGAGCTCACGGGACAGGCAGACCTCGCCCCGGCGCCGGAGGGTGTCGTGATTCGCCGCGCGCACTGGCCGGGCGATCTCGCTGCCATCGCTCGTCTCTACGGCAAGGCGTTCGACTCTGAGCCTTGGCCCGAGGACTGGGCGTCTTTTCCGGGCTATGACCCGCAAGGCGTGCTCGTCGCCGAGACGGCAGGCGAGGCGATTGGGTTCCTCGTCTCCTACACTCGCGGCGGGCATGGGTACATCAGCGTGGTTGGCACAACGCCGGCGCACAGGCGCCGAGGCATTGCGCGGGGGCTCATCCTTCGCGCGCTCGAGCGGTTCCGCGCCCTCGGGCTGCCCGAGGCCGTGATTGACGTGAGAGCGGAGAACACCGCCGCAATACGCTGCTACGAGTCGGTGGGCTTCCGGAAGACGAGGGAGTTCGTCGCCGACGAGATGTGCCGCACGCCGAAGAACGATGATGCGCCTGAGCCGCCGCGCGCCGCGCCGCGTCCTTAG
- a CDS encoding SAM-dependent chlorinase/fluorinase, translating into MARPVITLLTDFGLHDHFAGVMKGVILGICPDAAIVDITHDLPAQNVAEAAFVLACAYPYFPARTVHVAVVDPGVGGGRRPLAARCGEHLFVGPDNGIFSYVFADAEDWQAVAITNPECRLPKTSATFHGRDVFAPAAAHLAAGMGLEALGPVVTDPVPLDVPTPVETDAGLEAHVLHVDRFGNLVTDLTEERFAAWLGGNDAGGVVIQAGPASIEGIAECYDAVAEGRPLAIFGSAGRLEISVNRGSASELLRARRGNRVLLRRRR; encoded by the coding sequence ATGGCCAGACCTGTCATAACGCTGCTCACCGACTTCGGCCTGCACGACCACTTCGCGGGGGTGATGAAGGGTGTCATCCTCGGCATATGCCCGGATGCCGCGATCGTTGACATCACCCACGACCTGCCGGCGCAGAACGTCGCGGAGGCGGCCTTCGTGCTCGCGTGCGCGTATCCCTACTTCCCGGCGAGAACGGTGCATGTCGCAGTCGTGGATCCCGGCGTCGGCGGCGGTAGGCGGCCGCTCGCGGCGCGCTGCGGCGAGCACCTCTTCGTCGGGCCGGATAACGGCATATTCAGTTACGTGTTTGCCGACGCTGAGGACTGGCAAGCGGTTGCCATCACGAACCCCGAGTGCCGCTTGCCGAAGACCAGCGCGACGTTCCACGGGCGGGACGTCTTCGCCCCTGCCGCCGCACACCTCGCGGCCGGCATGGGTCTCGAAGCGCTCGGCCCGGTGGTCACGGATCCGGTCCCGCTCGACGTGCCAACGCCGGTTGAGACGGACGCAGGGCTGGAAGCTCACGTCCTGCACGTTGATCGGTTCGGCAATCTCGTCACCGACCTTACAGAGGAGCGCTTCGCCGCGTGGCTCGGCGGCAACGACGCCGGAGGCGTTGTGATCCAGGCCGGGCCCGCTTCGATTGAAGGCATCGCGGAATGCTATGACGCCGTGGCGGAGGGCCGGCCGCTGGCGATCTTCGGCAGCGCGGGGAGACTCGAGATATCGGTCAACCGAGGCAGCGCGAGCGAGTTGCTGCGCGCGCGCCGCGGCAACCGCGTCCTGCTGCGAAGGCGGCGGTGA
- a CDS encoding RHS repeat-associated core domain-containing protein, translated as MTGLAIGEAARFPDDPLVCRVADLGFPWRTPLDLLRRDASGVRPARRVDMGIPAGYDVPGSAAIPCSSEGKMPDLARRRREAALIPAQDDPAGDRVAVTPPARALFAPAGRFRLPSSRLGTTYITVTKYVWTGDSYHDPLLYAYVGSAWRHYSARHAALRSGSNEPLVYDGPGSTRQLINHTDQSVTDTYEYEAFGNLLGSTGGTANPYKYVGSLGYYQTGSSLMHLCARYYMPEVGRSLQADPIRESLAPTIYFYARQNPVTYVDPHGWLPVYFPPLPWGKVKDWIWDRCEHSALCQMLNPENWSNANDCKAQCYYDCLKGQQVRAGIVAGVGTGVGAIAREGLGPIGLLAGFSTGELLALHDCAAQCGYGEAWIP; from the coding sequence ATGACAGGTCTGGCCATTGGCGAAGCGGCGCGGTTCCCTGACGACCCCCTCGTCTGTCGGGTCGCCGACCTAGGTTTTCCGTGGAGGACGCCCCTCGACCTGCTGCGGCGTGACGCCTCCGGCGTCCGGCCTGCGCGGCGAGTTGACATGGGCATCCCCGCCGGCTATGATGTGCCCGGTTCGGCCGCGATCCCGTGCTCTTCCGAGGGGAAGATGCCTGACCTGGCCCGACGCCGCCGAGAGGCCGCACTCATACCGGCGCAGGATGATCCTGCCGGTGACCGTGTCGCTGTCACCCCACCGGCCCGCGCGCTCTTCGCGCCAGCGGGCCGTTTTCGGCTGCCCTCTTCCCGCCTCGGCACGACGTACATCACGGTCACCAAGTACGTCTGGACGGGCGACAGCTACCACGATCCACTGCTGTACGCCTATGTCGGCTCGGCCTGGCGGCACTACTCGGCGCGGCACGCCGCGCTCCGGAGCGGCTCGAATGAGCCGCTTGTGTACGACGGCCCCGGCTCCACTCGACAACTCATCAACCACACCGACCAGAGCGTGACCGACACCTACGAGTACGAGGCCTTCGGGAACCTGCTCGGCTCGACCGGCGGCACGGCCAATCCTTACAAGTATGTGGGTTCGCTCGGTTATTACCAAACCGGAAGCAGTCTGATGCACCTCTGCGCGCGGTACTATATGCCGGAGGTGGGGAGGTCACTGCAGGCAGATCCAATCCGAGAGTCGCTGGCCCCGACCATCTATTTCTACGCACGCCAGAACCCCGTAACCTACGTGGACCCGCACGGTTGGTTGCCGGTGTACTTCCCTCCTCTTCCCTGGGGCAAGGTCAAGGACTGGATATGGGATCGTTGCGAGCACTCGGCGCTCTGCCAGATGCTAAACCCAGAGAACTGGAGCAATGCCAACGACTGCAAGGCGCAATGCTACTACGATTGCCTCAAGGGCCAGCAAGTCAGGGCTGGCATTGTCGCCGGAGTCGGCACCGGAGTGGGCGCGATAGCGCGGGAAGGTCTTGGCCCCATTGGTTTGCTTGCGGGCTTTTCAACGGGCGAACTTCTGGCCCTCCACGACTGTGCGGCGCAATGCGGCTACGGGGAAGCGTGGATACCGTGA
- a CDS encoding fused MFS/spermidine synthase produces the protein MQRLCLIVVAFLSGAVLMALELAGSRVLAPYFGGSIFVWGSLIGVFLASLSIGYYLGGWLVDRWPRATLLAGFLFAAGLFVLLLPRYGPAVCDRISLVDYGARASPLFACMILFFVPGSLMAVTSPFVIRLSARMMEEVGRTAGTVYAVSTIGSIAGTLGTAFYLIPWIGTRAILYLLGGLLILSALIAAAGPRLPRTVATAMACFILLQASPPGYAEQRVLLERDSPYHRLLVTENQDYRWLRADNW, from the coding sequence ATGCAAAGGCTCTGCTTGATAGTGGTGGCGTTTCTTTCCGGGGCGGTTCTGATGGCGCTAGAACTGGCGGGAAGTCGTGTACTGGCGCCCTACTTCGGGGGGTCCATTTTCGTCTGGGGCAGCCTGATCGGGGTCTTTCTGGCATCCCTGAGCATTGGCTACTATCTCGGGGGGTGGCTGGTGGATCGCTGGCCGCGTGCGACCTTGCTGGCAGGATTCCTGTTCGCCGCGGGGCTCTTTGTATTACTCTTGCCGCGCTACGGCCCCGCCGTGTGCGACCGCATCTCGCTTGTGGACTACGGCGCCCGTGCCAGTCCGCTCTTCGCCTGCATGATCCTGTTCTTCGTCCCCGGGAGCTTGATGGCGGTGACCTCGCCCTTCGTCATCCGCCTGAGCGCCCGCATGATGGAGGAGGTCGGCCGCACGGCCGGCACGGTCTATGCGGTGTCGACGATCGGCAGCATTGCGGGCACGCTCGGCACCGCCTTCTACTTGATACCGTGGATCGGAACTCGTGCCATACTCTATCTGCTGGGCGGCCTGCTGATTCTGAGCGCCCTGATTGCCGCCGCTGGGCCTAGGCTGCCGCGTACCGTCGCCACTGCGATGGCCTGCTTCATTCTGCTGCAAGCATCCCCTCCCGGATATGCCGAGCAACGCGTGCTCCTGGAGCGCGACAGCCCGTATCACCGACTTCTGGTAACCGAGAATCAGGACTACCGGTGGCTGCGGGCGGACAATTGG
- a CDS encoding PD40 domain-containing protein: MRLPPVRTMLVIGGLVQTTYGAACVLAMLTATPAPAGCVPVQPKGPAYLAFLRTGPEQEKSSQGLWACNLSTKQQFRISGSDESVVGKAVYSSVSGVLAWWSVNEPRGAVPVHSLRVWHSSDEEPATIYRDAEIDPDALSISPDGLYLVFGRSRGEFGNGPIRDWGIWQIRTDGTGLRRLTDGFGGRGRSLRPTISPDGKLIAFYGYLFEEVGSLCLVGRNGGVPEILPLEIRDVAWYPSSKRLIVAQAGPDNEPWDSRLASYDIATGCLRALTSYRRAYGDHTPVFSADGKKLAYFTSHSQGGTSADCLSVLDLETELTHTIVADADLFSSECVWAADSVSLFYVIRLFSEEGVDFQVWSARADGASKQKVLDHARSPVLIAR, translated from the coding sequence ATGAGACTGCCACCTGTCCGGACTATGTTAGTAATCGGTGGGTTAGTGCAAACGACCTATGGTGCGGCGTGCGTTCTCGCCATGTTGACCGCAACTCCGGCGCCGGCCGGCTGTGTTCCGGTTCAGCCGAAAGGCCCTGCCTACTTGGCGTTCCTACGCACCGGGCCCGAACAGGAAAAGTCCAGCCAGGGACTGTGGGCATGTAACCTATCCACGAAGCAGCAGTTTCGGATATCGGGCTCGGACGAAAGCGTAGTAGGTAAGGCGGTCTACTCCAGCGTTTCCGGCGTGCTCGCCTGGTGGAGCGTAAACGAGCCCCGAGGTGCAGTCCCGGTTCATTCACTGCGGGTCTGGCACAGCTCCGATGAGGAACCGGCAACTATCTACAGGGATGCGGAGATCGACCCGGACGCTCTCTCGATTTCACCTGACGGGCTTTACCTGGTCTTCGGTCGCTCTCGGGGTGAATTTGGCAACGGCCCCATACGAGACTGGGGCATCTGGCAGATCAGAACCGACGGGACCGGCCTCCGTCGTTTGACAGACGGCTTTGGCGGACGGGGTAGGAGCCTCCGTCCCACGATTTCGCCAGATGGAAAGCTGATCGCATTCTATGGCTACTTGTTCGAGGAAGTTGGCAGTCTGTGTCTAGTGGGCAGAAACGGCGGGGTGCCAGAGATCCTTCCACTTGAGATTCGGGATGTGGCGTGGTATCCGAGCAGCAAACGCCTGATTGTGGCCCAGGCCGGGCCGGATAACGAGCCATGGGACAGCCGCCTGGCGAGTTACGATATCGCGACGGGATGCCTTCGGGCGCTCACCTCTTATCGCCGTGCTTACGGCGACCACACACCAGTCTTCTCCGCAGACGGCAAGAAGCTCGCGTATTTCACTTCCCACTCCCAGGGAGGGACAAGCGCGGATTGCTTAAGCGTGTTGGATCTTGAGACTGAGCTCACCCACACGATCGTGGCCGATGCCGACCTGTTTAGCTCCGAATGCGTGTGGGCAGCTGACAGTGTAAGCTTATTCTATGTCATCCGGCTGTTCTCCGAAGAAGGTGTGGACTTCCAAGTCTGGAGCGCACGAGCCGATGGTGCATCCAAGCAGAAGGTGCTCGACCACGCTCGGTCGCCTGTTCTCATCGCAAGGTGA